Proteins from a single region of Candidatus Hinthialibacter antarcticus:
- a CDS encoding DUF2959 domain-containing protein, whose product MNTFALKRQALLWAVAFVFFSSCQTVYYETMEQFGVHKRDILVDRVEEARNSQEEAKEQFNSALEQFQSVMNFQGGALQERYETLDDEYNLSLSKAKEVRSRIDNVESVANALFAEWETELEEYTNAKLRNASESQLRQTRAKYTKMMASMQKATLSMDPVLAALKDQVLYLKHNLNARAIASIQQEANQVEEDVKRLIKEMEKSIDEANKFIKEMGL is encoded by the coding sequence GTGAATACATTTGCATTGAAACGCCAGGCGCTGTTGTGGGCGGTTGCATTTGTCTTTTTTAGTTCCTGCCAGACGGTCTATTATGAAACGATGGAGCAATTCGGGGTACACAAGCGGGACATACTCGTCGACCGGGTTGAAGAAGCGAGAAATTCGCAAGAAGAAGCAAAAGAACAATTCAACAGTGCGCTAGAACAGTTCCAGTCAGTCATGAATTTTCAGGGCGGCGCGTTGCAAGAACGCTATGAAACGCTTGACGATGAATACAACCTGAGTTTGTCGAAAGCCAAAGAAGTGCGCTCGCGAATTGACAATGTGGAATCCGTCGCCAATGCGCTCTTTGCTGAATGGGAAACTGAACTCGAAGAATATACCAATGCAAAATTACGAAACGCGAGCGAAAGCCAGCTGAGGCAAACACGCGCAAAATATACAAAAATGATGGCCTCTATGCAAAAAGCCACGCTTTCTATGGACCCGGTGTTGGCCGCGCTAAAAGACCAGGTTCTCTATCTCAAACACAATCTCAACGCCCGCGCCATCGCCAGCATTCAACAAGAAGCCAACCAGGTGGAAGAAGACGTAAAGCGCTTAATTAAAGAGATGGAAAAATCCATTGACGAAGCCAACAAGTTCATTAAAGAGATGGGGCTATAA
- a CDS encoding cell wall hydrolase, producing the protein MRTLFRLVFVALAFHSCSTSTVITPIGNFSYEPSVLPVVGLESSGGGVGIGVGDHFIKTGDDVYVTTDRNIKNLYTVAEHFLPEPMNQDEAQKLSRYISFPGVSLSSRLIQDSTPGGEVYLPNQSESLKKQKEITLMTMCVYGEARGEPFEGKLAVAKVIMNRVAEGGWYGRSIKDVVLKPYQFSCFNTWDPNFTKLFQPNKRIWKQCFKAAWNAYSEMMDDPTVGATHYCVHKINPPWVRAMKETNRIGNHKFFRTSQSAMLDWWNQYASIPESDLKDPLNYDPWLEHLRIFALIEPSPRMEQKFNVVPAVFQPF; encoded by the coding sequence ATGAGAACGCTTTTCCGACTCGTTTTTGTTGCACTGGCTTTTCACTCTTGCTCGACCTCCACTGTGATTACTCCAATCGGAAACTTTTCGTATGAACCCAGCGTCCTGCCCGTCGTTGGCCTCGAATCGTCAGGCGGCGGCGTTGGAATCGGCGTTGGAGACCATTTTATCAAAACCGGCGATGATGTGTATGTCACAACAGACCGCAATATCAAAAACCTCTACACGGTCGCTGAACATTTTCTGCCCGAACCCATGAACCAGGATGAAGCCCAAAAACTTAGCCGCTATATTTCTTTCCCCGGCGTATCGCTGAGCAGCCGCTTGATTCAAGATTCGACTCCCGGCGGCGAGGTGTATCTGCCAAATCAAAGCGAGTCGCTCAAAAAGCAAAAAGAAATCACCTTAATGACAATGTGCGTGTATGGCGAAGCGCGCGGCGAACCGTTCGAGGGGAAACTGGCAGTTGCAAAAGTCATTATGAATCGCGTCGCGGAAGGCGGCTGGTATGGTAGGTCGATTAAAGACGTTGTGCTCAAGCCCTATCAGTTTTCTTGTTTTAATACCTGGGACCCGAATTTCACAAAACTCTTTCAACCCAATAAACGAATCTGGAAGCAATGTTTCAAAGCCGCCTGGAACGCCTATTCTGAAATGATGGACGACCCCACCGTCGGCGCGACCCACTATTGCGTTCATAAAATCAATCCGCCCTGGGTTCGGGCCATGAAAGAAACCAATCGCATCGGCAACCACAAATTCTTCCGCACCTCGCAAAGCGCGATGCTAGATTGGTGGAACCAATACGCAAGCATTCCCGAAAGCGATTTGAAGGACCCGTTGAATTATGATCCTTGGCTAGAGCATCTACGCATTTTTGCGTTGATTGAACCATCGCCGCGCATGGAGCAAAAGTTCAATGTGGTTCCAGCCGTCTTTCAGCCGTTTTAA
- a CDS encoding arylsulfatase produces the protein MKRRAFIKQTGLAATALAMPSLTQAAPSKQPNIIYIMADDLGYGDLSCFGQKHFTTPNLDRMAKEGMKFTAHYAGSTVCAPSRCSLMTGLHTGHTFIRGNKEIQPEGQYPIPQNTFTVAELMKQAGYTTGIIGKWGLGGPGSSGVPTKQGFDYWFGYLCQREAHSFTPSHLWRNEEKVELDSKTYSHDLFADDSLRFIRENKDNPFFLYLPFTIPHAEMHAPKDAMEPFADQFDETPFKGQGNYRAQQKPKAAFAAMVKRLDSDVGRILDLLNELKIADNTLVVFTSDNGPHQEGGHDPEFFDSNGPLRGIKRDLYEGGIRVPTLAYWPGTIQPGSVSDHPSAFWDFLPTCAELADVEAPDGIDGVSFAPTLLGDPAQQKTHEFLYWEFHVSGGKGIKQAARMGKWKAVRNRPDQPLELYDLETDLDESANIAQQHPGIIQKFEAYLKTARTESDIFPLKI, from the coding sequence ATGAAACGGCGAGCCTTCATCAAACAAACCGGTCTGGCGGCGACAGCCCTCGCGATGCCTTCTCTGACTCAAGCCGCGCCCTCCAAACAGCCGAATATCATTTATATCATGGCGGACGACCTGGGGTATGGCGATTTAAGTTGTTTCGGGCAAAAACATTTCACGACGCCCAACTTGGACCGCATGGCAAAAGAAGGCATGAAATTCACCGCCCATTATGCGGGCAGTACGGTCTGTGCGCCGTCGCGCTGCAGCCTGATGACGGGGCTGCACACCGGGCACACATTCATTCGCGGCAATAAAGAAATCCAACCCGAAGGCCAATATCCAATTCCTCAAAATACATTCACGGTCGCCGAATTAATGAAGCAGGCTGGTTACACAACAGGCATCATCGGCAAATGGGGCTTGGGCGGCCCGGGTTCGTCCGGCGTTCCCACCAAGCAGGGGTTTGATTATTGGTTTGGGTATCTATGCCAACGCGAAGCGCATTCGTTTACGCCTTCACACCTTTGGCGCAATGAAGAAAAAGTTGAACTCGACAGCAAAACTTATTCGCATGATCTCTTTGCGGATGATTCGCTCCGGTTTATCCGCGAGAATAAAGACAATCCATTTTTCTTATACTTGCCTTTCACGATCCCCCATGCGGAAATGCACGCCCCTAAAGACGCGATGGAACCGTTCGCCGATCAATTTGATGAGACGCCCTTCAAAGGGCAAGGCAATTATCGGGCGCAGCAAAAACCCAAGGCCGCGTTTGCGGCAATGGTCAAACGGTTAGACAGCGACGTTGGACGCATTCTGGATTTGTTGAATGAACTCAAGATCGCCGATAATACATTGGTGGTCTTCACCAGCGATAACGGCCCGCACCAGGAAGGCGGGCACGATCCCGAATTTTTCGATAGCAACGGCCCTTTGCGCGGCATTAAACGAGATTTGTATGAAGGCGGCATTCGCGTACCCACCTTGGCGTATTGGCCGGGAACCATTCAGCCCGGTTCGGTGAGCGATCATCCCTCCGCCTTTTGGGATTTCTTGCCCACTTGCGCTGAACTGGCCGACGTAGAGGCGCCGGATGGGATCGACGGCGTTTCGTTTGCGCCCACGCTGTTGGGCGATCCAGCGCAACAAAAGACGCATGAATTTCTTTATTGGGAATTTCATGTCTCCGGCGGGAAAGGAATCAAGCAAGCCGCGCGTATGGGCAAATGGAAAGCCGTCCGCAATCGGCCCGATCAACCATTGGAACTGTACGACCTCGAAACGGATTTAGATGAAAGCGCAAATATCGCGCAGCAACATCCAGGCATTATTCAAAAGTTTGAAGCGTACCTAAAAACTGCGCGTACGGAATCGGATATTTTTCCCTTAAAAATATAA
- a CDS encoding TolC family protein has product MYGDYRFYTFLLAALLTLGCSTAGKYRENADKTAFNIIEQKQHEALGRTEPFSVEPPEVTLRRQLLLDQDLQYSGPASLSAKDLDEIEHWPKDDYLSPEDESGEIEIAPISGPLKMTLIEALQIAAKSSRQYQNAKETVFRSALRLDLARDRYRNTFSGAMDSTLSADLSGSETTSGSENSAVAGLSRQFMNGISLTSRIGLDLAKLLNPFDESSSSLFADASISIPLLRGSGKHIVAEPLTQAEREVVYAIYDFERFKREFAVNVAVNYLSVLQAADQITNTEENYRGVVMSTRRTRRLGDAGQIDPVDVDLQIQNEFVARERWIRAEIAFQRSLDSLKILLGLPTDAVIELDRNELDSLAASVEQRIPRPEQLELEEVIPPADAPVNLMPPSKEYVGPYEIEEKRAIGLALENRLDLRILLGEVYDAQRSVVVAADRLRAEFTLLGSANIGEGRSLGSSSRSDNYDLDVEKGRYNALLTLDLPIERTAEVVSYRESILGLEQSVRNLQNLEDSIKLDVRNALRNLQQVRESLRIQEQAEALSARRVAMTDLLLEAGRVEIRDLVSAKEDLLSSQNSLTAARIDYRITELELQRDLGLLLVDETGLWSEIPPEELSDV; this is encoded by the coding sequence ATGTACGGGGACTATCGATTTTACACATTCTTACTCGCAGCGCTGTTGACCCTAGGCTGTTCGACCGCAGGGAAATACCGCGAAAACGCAGACAAGACGGCTTTCAATATCATTGAGCAAAAGCAACATGAAGCGCTGGGACGTACGGAACCGTTTTCCGTTGAGCCTCCCGAAGTTACATTGCGCCGACAATTGTTGTTAGACCAGGATTTGCAATATTCAGGCCCTGCGTCGTTGAGCGCCAAAGACCTCGATGAAATCGAGCATTGGCCCAAAGATGACTATCTGAGTCCAGAAGATGAAAGCGGCGAGATCGAGATTGCTCCAATCAGCGGCCCGTTGAAAATGACCTTGATTGAAGCATTACAGATCGCAGCGAAAAGCAGCCGTCAATATCAAAATGCAAAAGAAACGGTCTTTCGTTCCGCCTTGCGTTTAGACCTGGCTCGCGATCGGTATCGCAACACATTCAGCGGGGCGATGGATAGTACGTTGAGCGCTGATTTGAGCGGAAGCGAAACCACCAGCGGCTCTGAGAACAGCGCAGTCGCCGGGCTGTCCCGCCAATTTATGAACGGCATCAGCCTGACAAGCCGCATCGGGCTAGACCTCGCCAAGTTGTTGAACCCATTTGATGAGTCATCGAGCAGTTTGTTTGCCGACGCTTCGATATCGATCCCGCTTCTGCGTGGTTCCGGCAAACATATCGTTGCGGAACCACTGACTCAGGCCGAACGGGAAGTGGTATACGCGATCTATGATTTCGAGCGCTTCAAGCGTGAGTTCGCCGTTAATGTCGCCGTCAACTACTTATCTGTTTTGCAAGCCGCCGACCAAATTACAAACACCGAAGAGAACTATCGCGGAGTGGTCATGTCGACCCGTCGTACGCGCCGCCTGGGCGACGCCGGACAGATTGACCCGGTTGATGTTGACTTGCAGATTCAAAATGAGTTCGTCGCCCGTGAACGCTGGATTCGCGCTGAAATTGCGTTTCAGCGAAGTTTGGATTCACTGAAAATTCTTCTCGGCCTGCCGACGGACGCCGTAATTGAGTTAGACCGGAACGAGTTGGATTCACTGGCCGCTTCTGTCGAGCAGCGCATCCCGCGCCCGGAACAACTAGAACTCGAAGAAGTCATTCCTCCTGCGGACGCGCCCGTGAATCTTATGCCGCCTTCAAAAGAATACGTTGGGCCGTATGAAATTGAAGAAAAACGCGCCATCGGATTGGCGCTGGAAAACCGGCTTGATTTGCGCATTCTTTTGGGCGAGGTCTATGATGCGCAGCGCTCTGTCGTCGTCGCCGCCGATAGGCTTAGAGCAGAATTTACGCTTTTGGGGAGCGCAAATATTGGCGAGGGAAGAAGCCTCGGCTCATCATCCCGCTCTGATAATTATGATCTGGATGTCGAAAAAGGCCGCTACAACGCTTTGTTGACGCTTGACCTTCCCATTGAACGTACGGCTGAGGTGGTATCCTACCGCGAGAGCATTCTTGGATTAGAGCAATCCGTGCGTAATTTACAAAACCTTGAAGACTCGATCAAACTGGATGTAAGAAACGCCTTGCGGAACCTCCAGCAAGTGCGCGAAAGTTTGCGCATTCAGGAGCAAGCTGAGGCGTTGTCCGCCCGCCGGGTCGCGATGACCGATTTGTTGTTAGAAGCGGGGCGCGTCGAAATTCGCGACTTGGTTTCAGCCAAAGAAGATTTGCTGAGTTCACAAAATTCGCTGACGGCCGCTCGCATTGATTACCGGATCACAGAATTAGAACTACAACGGGATTTGGGCCTCCTGCTCGTTGATGAAACTGGCTTATGGAGCGAAATCCCTCCAGAGGAGTTGAGTGATGTCTAA
- a CDS encoding HlyD family efflux transporter periplasmic adaptor subunit: MSKHGRNQEGFVNRPSVWLMLIVSCVLAVGGYMVFSSQLADSESLNYPIYDVQQGPLTISESVAGTIQARDKVVIVNDLEGQSTILYLIPEGTKVKEGELLVELDSSSLQDSLVDQSISVQNAEASYINARESLAIIESQSQSDIDQAKLVFDFAVLDLQKYKEGEYPKLLDERESEIKLKEEELSQAKETLRWSEVLFNEKYLSQTVFQKDELAANRSKIQLDMAKGDLKLLEDYEYKRQFEQLSSDVKQAEMALERTKRQANASIVQASAELQAKLSEFDRQKGKLEKLEDQIVKAKIYAPQEGLVVYATSVRQRRFGNDEPLEEGRNVREREELIHLPTTASYISEVKIHESSLEKINVGLPVVITIDALPGKTYYGRVSVIAPLPDSQSFFSNPDLKVYNSQILIDGNGEDLRSGMGCQAEIIIAQFENTTYIPVQAVLKVGDQPTVFVMNGNEMEQRAVEIGPDNNRLIQIASGLKEGEKVVLTPPLAAGEVNNKERNQKLIDIPEMAEITPAPSRSAERRDPQAGQQGGRGDGAPAGGPPGPGANVGGPGGGQRPNLNPEQVEEMRKRIENMSPEERAAMQKRIQQGQQGQRGDGERGQRGGGQGGERQRGAGGGQERQPREGESN; encoded by the coding sequence ATGTCTAAACACGGTCGCAATCAAGAAGGGTTCGTAAACCGTCCGTCCGTATGGTTGATGCTGATTGTATCCTGCGTATTGGCCGTTGGCGGGTATATGGTTTTTTCATCACAATTGGCTGACAGCGAATCATTAAATTACCCCATCTATGATGTACAGCAGGGGCCGCTTACGATCAGCGAATCCGTTGCGGGAACCATTCAAGCGCGAGACAAAGTCGTGATTGTGAATGATCTCGAAGGCCAAAGCACCATCCTGTATCTGATTCCTGAAGGGACCAAAGTCAAAGAGGGCGAACTGCTGGTTGAATTAGATTCGAGCTCGCTGCAAGACAGTTTGGTCGATCAGTCGATTTCCGTACAAAACGCCGAAGCCTCCTACATCAATGCGCGCGAGAGCCTCGCCATTATCGAGAGCCAGTCGCAGAGTGATATTGACCAAGCGAAACTCGTTTTTGATTTTGCGGTGTTGGATTTGCAGAAATACAAAGAGGGAGAGTATCCCAAACTGCTGGATGAGCGCGAGAGCGAAATTAAACTCAAAGAAGAAGAACTGTCACAAGCAAAAGAAACCCTGCGGTGGTCAGAAGTCTTATTTAATGAGAAATATCTTTCGCAGACAGTCTTTCAAAAAGATGAACTGGCCGCTAATCGCAGCAAAATTCAATTGGATATGGCGAAGGGCGATTTGAAACTGTTAGAAGACTATGAATACAAACGCCAATTTGAACAATTAAGCAGCGACGTCAAGCAAGCCGAAATGGCGCTTGAACGAACCAAACGCCAAGCCAACGCCAGCATCGTGCAAGCGTCGGCTGAATTGCAAGCGAAGTTGTCTGAGTTTGACCGGCAAAAAGGCAAGTTGGAAAAATTAGAAGACCAGATTGTGAAAGCGAAAATATATGCGCCTCAAGAAGGCTTGGTGGTTTATGCAACCAGCGTTCGCCAACGGCGCTTTGGAAATGATGAACCGCTGGAAGAAGGCCGCAATGTTCGGGAGCGTGAAGAACTTATTCATTTGCCGACAACCGCGTCTTATATATCCGAAGTTAAAATTCATGAATCTAGTTTGGAAAAAATAAATGTCGGTTTACCTGTCGTCATTACGATTGATGCGCTCCCGGGGAAAACCTACTACGGCCGAGTGAGCGTCATTGCGCCGCTGCCTGATTCACAAAGTTTCTTTAGCAACCCGGACTTGAAAGTGTATAACTCGCAAATTCTGATCGACGGCAACGGCGAAGATTTGCGCAGCGGGATGGGTTGTCAGGCGGAAATCATCATTGCTCAATTCGAGAATACGACTTACATCCCGGTGCAAGCGGTGTTGAAAGTCGGCGATCAGCCAACCGTGTTTGTTATGAACGGAAATGAAATGGAGCAACGCGCCGTTGAAATCGGCCCCGATAACAATCGGCTCATCCAAATTGCCAGTGGATTGAAAGAAGGCGAAAAAGTGGTGCTGACGCCTCCGCTCGCTGCCGGGGAAGTAAACAACAAAGAGCGAAACCAGAAATTAATTGATATTCCTGAAATGGCAGAAATCACGCCTGCGCCGAGTCGAAGTGCGGAACGTCGAGATCCACAAGCGGGGCAGCAGGGAGGTCGCGGCGACGGCGCTCCGGCAGGTGGGCCTCCAGGCCCCGGCGCGAATGTTGGCGGACCGGGCGGCGGACAGCGACCTAATTTAAACCCGGAACAAGTGGAAGAGATGCGCAAACGGATTGAAAATATGTCGCCGGAAGAACGCGCAGCTATGCAGAAGCGTATTCAACAAGGCCAGCAGGGCCAGCGCGGAGATGGTGAGCGAGGACAACGCGGCGGAGGCCAGGGCGGCGAAAGGCAGCGCGGCGCCGGCGGCGGACAAGAGCGTCAACCGCGTGAAGGCGAGAGCAATTGA
- a CDS encoding ABC transporter ATP-binding protein, with protein sequence MNATVSSQDGLAAHLEDVHKIYMMGTQEVRALDGVTISFEKGEFWAILGASGSGKSTMLNLLGCLDRPSRGKYFLSGHDVSTLDDDSLSDMRLTHLGFIFQSFNLIPQSTVQENIELPLYYKGWTPEASAERAQFLAQKVGLSDRLDHRPMELSGGQQQRVAVARALSNDPAILLADEPTGNLDSSTSVEIMKMLAELNEQGKTIIMVTHEQDIAAHARKRLYMKDGRIERIEG encoded by the coding sequence ATGAATGCAACAGTGAGTAGCCAAGATGGGCTTGCGGCCCATTTAGAAGACGTGCACAAAATCTATATGATGGGTACGCAAGAAGTCCGCGCGTTGGATGGCGTAACCATCTCTTTTGAAAAAGGTGAGTTTTGGGCGATTCTCGGCGCTAGCGGTTCGGGAAAAAGCACCATGCTGAATCTGTTGGGCTGTCTCGACCGACCATCGCGCGGTAAGTATTTTCTTAGCGGGCATGACGTCAGTACATTGGATGATGATAGCCTGAGCGATATGCGCTTAACGCACCTTGGCTTCATTTTTCAGAGTTTTAACTTGATCCCTCAGTCTACCGTACAAGAAAATATAGAACTGCCTCTTTATTACAAAGGCTGGACGCCGGAAGCAAGCGCCGAACGGGCCCAATTCCTTGCTCAGAAAGTAGGATTGAGCGACCGCTTAGATCACCGCCCAATGGAACTCTCCGGCGGTCAACAACAACGCGTTGCAGTTGCGCGGGCGTTGTCGAACGATCCTGCGATCTTGCTTGCGGATGAACCGACCGGGAATTTGGATTCATCGACCAGCGTTGAAATTATGAAGATGTTGGCGGAACTGAACGAGCAAGGCAAAACAATCATTATGGTGACGCACGAACAAGATATCGCCGCCCATGCGCGTAAGCGTCTCTATATGAAAGACGGTAGAATTGAACGCATTGAAGGATAA
- a CDS encoding ABC transporter permease: MLIDRYMLEIQLGVKNLLLHKLRSFLTMLGVVFGVGSVIAMLAVGEGASKEALDRIRKLGSHNIIISSEKSVEEESSTNSRGGFLSAYGLLYEDERRLSESFPSVSKTVPVKVVRREGRLGMRAMELRIIGTTPNWFELVQRPVVAGRIIVDRDFETKANVVVLTEHGVRKLLATRNTVGQAVRLGGEYFEVIGITQNAGMIGGDIQTPDQEIDAYVPLNVARERFGDIFSKRVAGSSTREKVELHQIIAEVRSVDEVEPTAAGIEAMLKRFHKKVDYKMSVPLALLRQAEATKRTFNIVLGSIAGISLLVGGIGIMNIMLASVTERTREIGVRRAIGAKKKQIIFQFLIETVVLSTTGGLIGMGIGILIPWLITYFADMPTVVTFYSLSLSLGISMGVGILFGIYPAIRAANLDPIVALRHE, from the coding sequence ATGTTGATTGACCGTTATATGCTCGAAATACAATTGGGCGTTAAAAATCTGTTGCTGCATAAACTGCGTTCATTTTTGACGATGCTTGGCGTGGTCTTCGGCGTGGGAAGCGTTATCGCAATGCTTGCCGTTGGAGAAGGCGCCAGCAAGGAAGCGCTTGATCGGATCCGAAAACTGGGTAGCCATAACATCATTATTTCATCAGAGAAATCCGTCGAAGAAGAATCGTCAACCAATTCGCGCGGCGGGTTTTTAAGCGCCTATGGTTTGCTCTACGAAGATGAACGGCGCCTTTCCGAAAGTTTTCCGAGCGTCAGTAAAACGGTCCCGGTCAAAGTTGTGCGCCGGGAAGGGCGGCTTGGAATGCGCGCGATGGAACTTCGTATTATTGGGACGACGCCGAATTGGTTCGAACTGGTGCAGCGCCCTGTTGTCGCTGGGCGCATCATTGTTGACCGCGATTTTGAAACCAAAGCGAACGTCGTTGTGTTGACGGAACACGGCGTACGGAAACTGCTTGCGACAAGGAACACCGTCGGGCAGGCGGTTCGGTTGGGCGGTGAATATTTTGAAGTCATCGGGATCACTCAAAACGCGGGAATGATCGGCGGCGATATCCAAACTCCTGATCAGGAAATTGATGCGTATGTTCCTCTCAATGTCGCGCGGGAGCGCTTTGGCGACATTTTCTCAAAACGGGTTGCGGGGTCGTCCACGCGCGAAAAGGTGGAACTTCATCAAATTATCGCCGAAGTTCGTTCCGTCGATGAAGTTGAACCTACTGCCGCTGGAATCGAAGCGATGTTGAAGCGGTTCCACAAAAAAGTTGATTATAAAATGAGCGTGCCATTGGCGTTGTTGCGCCAGGCGGAAGCGACAAAGCGCACGTTTAATATCGTTCTGGGTTCCATTGCAGGCATCAGTTTATTGGTCGGCGGAATCGGAATCATGAACATCATGCTGGCGTCGGTTACAGAACGTACGCGCGAAATCGGCGTACGCCGCGCCATCGGCGCGAAGAAGAAACAAATTATATTTCAATTTCTAATTGAGACGGTTGTGCTTTCAACCACAGGCGGTTTGATCGGTATGGGTATTGGCATTTTGATTCCCTGGTTGATTACGTATTTCGCCGACATGCCGACCGTTGTGACATTTTATAGCCTGTCTTTATCGCTGGGCATCAGTATGGGCGTCGGGATTTTATTTGGCATTTACCCCGCCATTCGCGCCGCCAATCTGGACCCCATCGTTGCGCTGCGGCACGAGTAA
- a CDS encoding Gfo/Idh/MocA family oxidoreductase — MKSTKRTQTSQQKISRRKAMIHGSAAISSVMVLPRYVLGGPDNVAPSDKLNVAVIGTGGRGTQNMKEIIRQKDCRVMAICDVTESNDYSRFYYGGTWGRGPAKEIVDLRYESDDSTKDYPKCKVYINHREMLENEKSIDACIVATPDHTHPITAMDSMNLGKHVYCEKPLARTVYECRMMAECAKKNKVATQLGNQGHSGEGLRSTKEWIQDGAIGEVREVHAWTKSRARVGRREGFPEAQPVPEGLDWDLWLGPAKKRPYNIDYTPYTWRGWWDFGTGSMGDFFCHNADPAFYALELGHPTTVEATQYGNTDFTFPLASMVYYNFPARGNMPPVKLTWYTEMMPSLPEELAPGEELVGGGQGILFVGSKGKIMCPGWAGDPVLLPHSLNENYKRPAKTIVRSKGHHRDWVDACKGGEPASASFEYGGFLTEMAMLGNAAIGSGEKLYWDGKNMKATNTDKAEPFLKPEYHNGWTI; from the coding sequence ATGAAATCGACGAAAAGGACACAAACATCTCAGCAAAAAATTTCAAGACGTAAGGCAATGATACACGGCAGCGCAGCCATCTCATCAGTGATGGTGCTCCCCCGCTATGTGTTGGGCGGCCCGGACAACGTAGCGCCAAGCGACAAACTGAACGTAGCCGTTATTGGAACCGGCGGTCGCGGAACGCAAAACATGAAAGAAATTATCCGCCAAAAAGACTGCCGGGTGATGGCCATTTGTGATGTGACTGAGTCTAACGACTACAGTCGGTTTTATTATGGCGGAACCTGGGGACGCGGCCCGGCGAAAGAAATTGTCGATCTTCGCTATGAGTCGGATGATTCAACCAAAGACTACCCCAAGTGCAAAGTCTATATCAATCACCGCGAAATGCTTGAAAACGAGAAATCAATCGACGCCTGCATCGTCGCGACGCCTGACCACACCCACCCGATCACAGCCATGGATTCGATGAACCTTGGCAAGCACGTGTATTGCGAGAAACCGCTGGCGCGTACGGTGTATGAATGCCGTATGATGGCTGAATGCGCCAAGAAAAACAAAGTCGCAACCCAGTTGGGCAACCAGGGCCACAGCGGCGAAGGCCTCCGCAGCACAAAAGAATGGATTCAAGACGGCGCCATTGGCGAAGTGAGAGAAGTACACGCCTGGACAAAAAGCCGCGCGCGCGTTGGACGCCGCGAAGGCTTCCCGGAAGCGCAGCCTGTCCCCGAAGGTCTTGATTGGGACCTGTGGCTTGGGCCCGCCAAAAAGCGCCCCTATAACATTGATTACACGCCATACACCTGGCGCGGCTGGTGGGACTTCGGCACCGGTTCCATGGGCGATTTCTTCTGTCACAACGCGGACCCAGCGTTCTACGCGCTTGAACTAGGCCACCCGACCACCGTGGAAGCCACGCAATATGGGAACACAGATTTCACCTTCCCGCTGGCTTCGATGGTTTACTACAATTTCCCGGCGCGCGGAAACATGCCGCCAGTGAAATTGACCTGGTATACGGAAATGATGCCCAGTCTGCCGGAAGAACTCGCTCCAGGTGAAGAACTGGTGGGCGGCGGCCAAGGCATATTGTTCGTCGGCAGCAAAGGCAAAATCATGTGCCCCGGTTGGGCCGGCGATCCGGTCTTGTTGCCTCATTCGCTCAACGAAAATTACAAGCGGCCAGCGAAAACAATTGTGCGCTCCAAGGGTCACCATCGCGATTGGGTAGACGCCTGCAAAGGCGGCGAACCAGCCAGCGCAAGCTTTGAATACGGCGGCTTCTTAACAGAAATGGCGATGTTAGGAAACGCAGCCATTGGCTCTGGCGAGAAATTGTATTGGGACGGCAAAAACATGAAAGCCACCAATACTGATAAAGCGGAACCGTTCCTTAAACCTGAATATCACAACGGCTGGACGATCTAA
- a CDS encoding prepilin-type N-terminal cleavage/methylation domain-containing protein, translating to MKNGFTLIELLIVVAIIGILAAIAVPNFLNAQLKARIAATEGNMKAIGTALEMYSIDYGKYPNTYLPDSVTFINPRIIRFRRLTTPVAYMSASVRDVFNTVDFQENAVYPFWGPDTMDHRRMGTWFDDPSMATYKNQKGGWAIMSFGPDLDFESTEKQYLLWFNLTNGLNSDGDIYRVGP from the coding sequence ATGAAAAATGGTTTTACATTAATTGAATTGCTCATCGTCGTCGCCATTATTGGAATTCTCGCAGCGATTGCTGTACCTAACTTTTTGAATGCGCAACTCAAAGCGCGCATCGCAGCCACCGAAGGCAACATGAAAGCCATCGGTACTGCGCTTGAGATGTACTCGATTGATTACGGTAAGTATCCCAACACCTATCTGCCCGACTCCGTAACATTTATTAATCCGCGCATCATCCGTTTTCGCCGATTGACTACGCCCGTCGCATATATGTCAGCGAGCGTACGCGACGTTTTCAATACAGTCGATTTTCAAGAAAACGCCGTCTACCCGTTCTGGGGACCCGACACGATGGACCATCGAAGGATGGGGACCTGGTTTGACGATCCATCAATGGCGACATATAAAAATCAAAAGGGCGGTTGGGCCATCATGAGTTTTGGTCCCGACCTCGATTTTGAATCAACGGAAAAGCAATACTTGTTATGGTTTAATTTAACGAATGGATTAAACAGCGACGGTGACATTTATCGCGTCGGCCCTTGA